In Porites lutea chromosome 1, jaPorLute2.1, whole genome shotgun sequence, a single genomic region encodes these proteins:
- the LOC140946431 gene encoding ceramide-1-phosphate transfer protein-like, with product MSGRKFQLSIVRDAFKMTLQEDDGKLVMDEYLRGYDELCIFFDMLGTVFGFITSDVREKIGILQEYRRSERGDKYVFVQSMFEYEIANDVIKKTTHPLSGSRTLLRLHRALAFTMLFMKKLSEASDNDASSTLASNAYKESLANFHPWLIQKAASWAMYTLPSVGDLSKKIAAPNWDSEETRQMLKEVTALIKTVYDITEELYTKHDLHGLP from the coding sequence ATGTCAGGGAGAAAGTTTCAGCTAAGCATTGTCCGGGATGCCTTCAAAATGACACTCCAAGAAGACGACGGCAAGCTAGTGATGGACGAATACCTTCGAGGGTATGACGaactttgtatattttttgaTATGCTGGGAACTGTATTCGGGTTTATAACGTCAGATGTCCGAGAGAAAATTGGAATTCTTCAAGAGTATCGTAGATCAGAAAGAGGAGATAAATATGTGTTTGTTCAGAGCATGTTTGAATATGAAATTGCCAATGATGTGATAAAGAAGACAACTCACCCACTATCCGGTTCTAGAACGTTACTGAGATTACATCGAGCATTAGCTTTCACCATGTTGTTCATGAAGAAACTCAGCGAAGCATCAGACAACGACGCCTCTTCCACCTTGGCCTCAAATGCTTACAAAGAATCACTGGCGAACTTTCATCCGTGGCTGATTCAAAAGGCTGCTTCATGGGCTATGTACACTCTACCGAGTGTTGGAGATTTAAGTAAGAAAATCGCAGCGCCTAATTGGGACAGCGAAGAAACGAGGCAAATGTTAAAAGAGGTAACTGCGTTGATAAAGACTGTGTATGATATCACGGAGGAACTGTACACCAAACATGATCTTCATGGCCTTCCTTAG
- the LOC140946425 gene encoding uncharacterized protein — protein MQGRFQKMATLLNVESSLLEKIQIFNCLTTFTQLRQKGMSNQWSLLHANQPIVPQATPVPGFERLILPSQNVDQDIPTSTKQAAPESMQEKSFFDDFGDVNDIFDGPTESSEFNFNPEKDIDQVPDRTDFDVFLDEVLGIQDLYGSNRSPYEFWQSQPNYLLYGQPNGCIDSQTNTPINSHDSFYNSSTTVPVQDEPSDPLQSQQDPPNSLFYSQPNSPYQSQTNSPSYSQPNSPMENLSSPSHVNPAQSLFKSQSNSPYQNQSNSSPLSQPNSPMDNLNSPSQVNPAQSLFQTQSSSPYQSQSNSSPLSQPNSPVDSHLNSPSHAPTESLFQSQSTESSSPYQSQTNSPPLSQPNIPVDSHLNSPSHSPAQSLFQNQSSPLYSPPSSPVDSHLSNLSVSPPHSPGSLSASETSSNIYSTDEGIGSQSDMSECDDDVLELSVSSEVPSPIPEPTNHELLPFVKQDPDLLSAKPGRRKRGPRPQVKYRGDGPMQLWQFLLELLIAPEYSKLVKWTLDEDYEFKILKPSQVARMWGDKKNKPTMNYEKLSRGLRYYYGKSVIEKVHGKRYVYQFKCDIPKILGYDPMASVKGEESVEDSVCGEPIMSPEAEDLLVTPSAEGGLLAFL, from the exons ATGCAAG GAAGGTTTCAAAAGATGGCGACTTTGCTGAATGTTGAAAGTAGCCTTCTGGAGAAAATCCAG ATTTTTAACTGCCTCACGACGTTCACGCAGTTGAGACAGAAGGGAATGTCGAATCAATGGAGTTTGCTTCATGCAAATCAGCCTATAGTACCACAAGCGACTCCTGTACCGGGATTTGAACGATTAATTCTGCCTTCACAGAACGTAGATCAGGATATACCTACATCTACGAAGCAAG cAGCTCCTGAGTCAATGCAAGAAAAGTCCTTCTTTGATGATTTTGGCGATGTCAATGATATTTTTGATGGCCCAACAGAAAGCTCTGAATTCAATTTTAACCCAGAGAAAG ACATTGACCAAGTTCCAGACCGTACagattttgatgtttttttggATGAAGTTCTTGGTATACAAGATTTGTATGGATCCAACAGAAGCCCTTATGAGTTTTGGCAAAGCCAACCTAACTATTTACTTTATGGTCAACCCAATGGCTGTATTGATAGTCAGACCAACACCCCAATTAACAGCCATGATTCATTCTATAACTCATCAACCACTGTTCCAGTTCAGGATGAACCAAGTGACCCACTCCAAAGTCAGCAAGATCCACCTAACAGTCTGTTCTACAGCCAGCCCAACAGTCCTTACCAGAGCCAAACAAACAGTCCTTCTTACAGCCAGCCTAACAGTCCAATGGAGAATCTCAGTAGTCCATCACATGTTAATCCAGCCCAGAGTCTGTTCAAGAGCCAGTCAAACAGTCCATATCAAAATCAATCCAACAGCTCCCCCCTCAGCCAGCCTAACAGTCCAATGGATAATCTTAATAGTCCATCACAAGTCAATCCAGCCCAGAGTCTGTTCCAGACCCAGTCAAGCAGTCCATATCAAAGCCAATCCAACAGCTCCCCCCTCAGCCAGCCAAACAGCCCAGTCGACAGTCATCTTAATAGTCCATCACACGCTCCTACCGAGAGTCTGTTCCAGAGCCAGTCCACTGAGTCCAGCAGCCCATATCAAAGCCAAACCAACAGCCCTCCCCTCAGCCAGCCTAACATTCCAGTCGACAGTCATCTTAATAGTCCATCTCATTCCCCAGCCCAGAGTCTGTTCCAGAACCAGTCCAGTCCACTTTACAGTCCACCCTCCAGTCCAGTGGACAGTCATCTCAGTAACCTTTCAGTCAGTCCACCCCACAGCCCAGGATCTCTATCAGCAAGTGAGACTAGTTCAAATATATACAGCACTGATGAGGGAATTGGAAGCCAGAGTGACATGAGTGAATGTGATGATG ATGTGTTAGAGTTGAGCGTGAGCTCTGAAGTGCCTTCACCAATACCTGAACCAACAAACCATGAGCTGTTGCCTTTTGTCAAACAAG ATCCAGATCTTTTATCAGCAAAGCCTGGAAGAAGAAAGCGTGGACCCAGGCCCCAAGTCAAATATCGAG GTGATGGCCCAATGCAGCTGTGGCAGTTCCTTTTGGAGCTGCTTATTGCACCAGAATACTCCAAGCTGGTCAAATGGACCTTAGATGAAGACTACGAGTTCAAGATTCTAAAGCCCTCACAGGTGGCTCGGATGTGGGGAGATAAGAAGAACAAGCCAACCATGAACTACGAGAAGCTCAGCCGTGGTCTGCGCTACTATTATGGCAAGTCAGTCATTGAGAAAGTGCATGGCAAGCGATATGTGTACCAGTTTAAGTGTGACATTCCCAAGATTCTGGGTTATGATCCTATGGCATCTGTGAAGGGAGAAGAGTCTGTTGAAGACTCAGTCTGTGGTGAGCCTATCATGTCACCTGAGGCGGAAGATTTGCTTGTTACCCCCTCTGCTGAGGGTGGTTTACTTGCATTtctgtag